A single window of Caldicellulosiruptor bescii DSM 6725 DNA harbors:
- the minD gene encoding septum site-determining protein MinD, producing the protein MGEVYVITSGKGGVGKTTTTANVGTYLSVLGKRVLLIDADIGLRNLDVVMGLENRIVFDIVDVVEGRCKPKQALIKDKRFDGLYLLPAAQSKDKTAVSPEQMKALCEQLKDDFDFILIDCPAGIEQGFRNAIAGAQKAIVVTTPEVSAVRDADRIIGLLEAYELHNPKLIINRIRFDMVKRGDMMDIDDILEILSIELLGIIPDDEKIIISTNKGEPVVMDEKSRAGQEYRNIARRILGENIPIVNEEENLGFLSRLKKLFGLNNS; encoded by the coding sequence CAACAACTACTGCAAATGTAGGAACATATTTAAGCGTTTTGGGGAAAAGGGTTCTTTTGATTGATGCTGACATAGGTCTTAGGAATTTAGATGTTGTTATGGGACTTGAGAACAGAATTGTATTTGACATTGTAGATGTTGTAGAAGGAAGATGCAAACCAAAACAGGCTTTAATTAAGGATAAAAGGTTTGATGGACTTTACTTACTTCCTGCTGCCCAGTCAAAGGACAAAACTGCTGTTTCGCCTGAGCAAATGAAAGCTTTGTGCGAACAGTTGAAGGACGATTTTGATTTTATCTTGATTGACTGTCCTGCAGGAATTGAGCAAGGCTTTAGAAATGCAATTGCAGGTGCACAAAAAGCAATTGTGGTAACAACCCCGGAGGTATCTGCTGTACGTGACGCCGACAGGATTATTGGTCTTTTAGAAGCATATGAACTGCACAATCCTAAGCTTATTATAAACAGGATAAGATTTGATATGGTCAAACGTGGAGATATGATGGATATTGATGATATTCTTGAAATTCTTTCGATAGAACTTCTTGGAATAATACCTGACGATGAAAAGATTATAATATCTACTAACAAAGGAGAACCTGTTGTAATGGATGAAAAATCAAGAGCAGGACAAGAGTATAGAAATATAGCAAGAAGAATCTTGGGAGAGAATATTCCTATTGTGAATGAAGAAGAAAATTTAGGATTTTTGAGCAGGCTAAAAAAGCTTTTTG